A region of the Vigna unguiculata cultivar IT97K-499-35 chromosome 9, ASM411807v1, whole genome shotgun sequence genome:
ATGCATaacttaaaatttcattttatatatttaaaacgaTTTAGGGATTGGTATTAGTTTCACTActagtaaataataaaagttaatttaccaaaaaaagaataatactaaGTATTTATAGGACCTTGAAATATGAACACTATACTATAACGATACCGTTCAAATTTATTAAGCcccaaaaaaatattcaaataagcAAACTCGATTTTCTTCCCAATGCTTAAATGTACTTCTTTTGGAATATAAAGAAAAGTTTACCTTTAGtctatacaaatatttgaattacctttataatatttttaagaacaTTATCTAATAACTTAATAATAGCATTCATCTAATTATGTATAACAATGTTCAGCATCATATAGTTTAACTCAAAGTTCTTTCTATCGATACAAAGGCAAGAATACAGgcattttgaaatatgaaacgTAACATCAATAAAAGCCGAGGATTGATTaaagaaaactaaatcaaaTTTGCTCTTGAAagtgaaaaacaaatgtatttgtagtagaaatattaataaaacattgaATAAAAGTCACTTAACTTcaaatttaattgtaaaaaaattaattttataggaTAGaagaaacttaaaataaattttatattactacCCCGAACACAAGTGAGTAATAGCAAAATTATAATACTTTGGCAGGGTAAGCAAACAATTTCAAGTTTCCAGTACCTGGACTACATGCCCAGAAATACTAGTTGGGAAGACCTGCATGTAAAATTGAAACGACAGGCagatatatatatgtacaaGTATAcattttctatgatttattcAATTGTATCAGACTATTTACAGACgaaatattaaattgatataatcatgtttcatgacctataaaaactaatttcttACTTCAACCCCATGTTTGTTGGGTAAATGCAGCAATAGCATAGAGTCCTCCAAGTTGGAGACCACGTTGAGCCATTCCCCAAGGAAATCTCTCCTGCAAAGGTCACCCCTAGTTATCAACCAACTCCAGCTGCATTTCCTCTTCACATTAGATACCAAGGACACTTAAACCCATTAAAAAATTATCCTCTCTTAAGCATCAATTATGAAAACCAAAATATTAACAGTGACCAAGTTCTAAGCAACAAACAAGATATCTACTTAATTTCACTCCTGAATTGAGCTTTGGCTTTTTCTATATTAGGAACCCGGGACTGCCATAAACTTTACAAACGAGGCATTTAGATGAATGAAGGGCGAGCTTCTCCCTGCACTTCACCGCCATGCATCTGTAGGTTGCATATATTTAGAACCTTCTGGCTAATTTCTGGAGAAAGTTCCTTCAAAAGATCTGAAACAGCTAATTCGTGCTTCCTCTTTAGTTCATCTAACTCCTCTCTTTGTTTAACCAACAAGCTCTCCAGTTTTGTTGCTATGAGATTGATGTATTCTGCTTCCGAATCTTTCACGCTTCCAGATATTTCGTTCACAGCAGATTTTTCACTGGTTGCTCCTGATTTGATACTTTTCTCACTGGAAGGGGAATCAACAATCTCTTCACAAAAATCACCAACACGATCATCAGCTGAAATATCACCATTCGCGGCCAGGCTGCCTTCGTCAGCGTTTGCATCTGCAGGAGAAAAAAATTTTGAAGTACCAGCACGAAATGGAGAGTTTCCACCAACTCCCCTTGGTGAGTCTGACCAGAACTTTCGACCTGAAGGTAATATTTCTAATGCAAGACTGCCAGGGGAACTAACGGAATCGTGTTTCATAGGAGAGGCCTCTGGCCTACTTTCAGAGGTATAGTCTGAATCTTGACTATAACAGTCAACAGGAATTTCACTGACGTTCCAACTAGGAATGTGAAACCGAATTTCAGAGTCAATCATCCTAGCAATAGTTGTAACATCTTGATCAGTTAGTTCCAACTCCTCAACCATTTCACTGGCAACAGAGGTTGAAGTGTCTGCTTCGATATCAAAAGGAAAGTGGATATTGCGAATATGACCTACATAGAAATATGAACATCAGAatcaatgaaaaagaaaatagaaactaTGGATAAAAACAAGATAAGAAAATTGAGAGAAGACCTGAGGAATCTGcaattctcaattttaaaaatattgtattattatcTCTCCTCTGACCTTCCACCGTGAATTCCCTACTTGCGTCAGTAGAAGTATCCACAACAATAGCTTGATTATGAGAAATATTTGCTGCATTTGATATACATCagattgaaaacaaaataagataGTTAATCGAGGAATTTAGATGCAAGGTATATAATTACCTAAATGATGGGTTTGAGCTTTTGAAGATCGGGCTACACTTTCATTATCATAATCTGACTGAAGGAAGGGATCCAACAAGAGGTCCTTCGCAGACAACCGTTCAGAGACATTAGCAATACACTTTTCAATAAATGCTTTAACATCAGGATCTGTCACTTTTGCCAATGATGCTGGCTTTAT
Encoded here:
- the LOC114163863 gene encoding probable serine/threonine-protein kinase WNK3 isoform X1 yields the protein MPPDSSEQDLDDPDMEFVEVDPSGRYGRYKEVLGKGAFKKVYRAFDELEGIEVAWNQIKLADVLRNSEDFERLYSEVHLLKTLKHKNIIKFYNSWIDSKSENINFITEIFTSGTLRQYRKKHKHVDLRAVKKWSKQILEGLYYLHSNNPPIIHRDLKCDNIFVNGNQGEVKIGDLGLAAILQQANSAHSVIGNISFEIVILLFFFFFFCGLLRESCVILIVSLGTPEFMAPELYEEEYNELVDIYAFGMCLLELVTVEYPYVECANAAQIYKKVTSGIKPASLAKVTDPDVKAFIEKCIANVSERLSAKDLLLDPFLQSDYDNESVARSSKAQTHHLANISHNQAIVVDTSTDASREFTVEGQRRDNNTIFLKLRIADSSGHIRNIHFPFDIEADTSTSVASEMVEELELTDQDVTTIARMIDSEIRFHIPSWNVSEIPVDCYSQDSDYTSESRPEASPMKHDSVSSPGSLALEILPSGRKFWSDSPRGVGGNSPFRAGTSKFFSPADANADEGSLAANGDISADDRVGDFCEEIVDSPSSEKSIKSGATSEKSAVNEISGSVKDSEAEYINLIATKLESLLVKQREELDELKRKHELAVSDLLKELSPEISQKVLNICNLQMHGGEVQGEARPSFI
- the LOC114163863 gene encoding probable serine/threonine-protein kinase WNK3 isoform X2; amino-acid sequence: MPPDSSEQDLDDPDMEFVEVDPSGRYGRYKEVLGKGAFKKVYRAFDELEGIEVAWNQIKLADVLRNSEDFERLYSEVHLLKTLKHKNIIKFYNSWIDSKSENINFITEIFTSGTLRQYRKKHKHVDLRAVKKWSKQILEGLYYLHSNNPPIIHRDLKCDNIFVNGNQGEVKIGDLGLAAILQQANSAHSVIGTPEFMAPELYEEEYNELVDIYAFGMCLLELVTVEYPYVECANAAQIYKKVTSGIKPASLAKVTDPDVKAFIEKCIANVSERLSAKDLLLDPFLQSDYDNESVARSSKAQTHHLANISHNQAIVVDTSTDASREFTVEGQRRDNNTIFLKLRIADSSGHIRNIHFPFDIEADTSTSVASEMVEELELTDQDVTTIARMIDSEIRFHIPSWNVSEIPVDCYSQDSDYTSESRPEASPMKHDSVSSPGSLALEILPSGRKFWSDSPRGVGGNSPFRAGTSKFFSPADANADEGSLAANGDISADDRVGDFCEEIVDSPSSEKSIKSGATSEKSAVNEISGSVKDSEAEYINLIATKLESLLVKQREELDELKRKHELAVSDLLKELSPEISQKVLNICNLQMHGGEVQGEARPSFI